The genomic segment TGCTCGTGGCGGCGCGGCTCGTATGTGTAGGCCTTGGCGGCCTTGCCGGCCTCGCCGTCGAGCGTCGCCGAGAAGAACATCGTCTGGCGGTCGTCGGGGATCTGGCGGACGATCCGGTCGACGTCGGGGCGGAAGCCCATGTCGAGCATCCGGTCGGCCTCATCGAGGACGAGGAACTCGACCGCGCGCAGGTCGAACGCGCGGCGCTGGAGCTGGTCGATCAGGCGACCGGGGGTGGCGACGATCATGTGCGCGCGACGGGCGCGCTTGGCCTGTTCCTCGAGGCCGACACCGCCGTAGACGGCGGCGACACGGAGGCCGAGCGCCGCGGCGAGCGGGCGCGACTCCTCGACGATCTGGACGGCGAGCTCGCGAGTCGGGCAGAGGACGAGCGCCGACGGGGTGCCCTGGTCCGGATCGATCCGGTCGATGACCGGGACGGCGAAGGCGAGCGTCTTGCCCGACCCCGTCGGGGCCTTGGCGAGGACGTCGTGGTCCTCGAGCAGGTCGCCGATGACGAGCGACTGGATCGCGAACGGTTCGGTGATCCCGCGCTTGCTCAGGGCGGAAACGAGCTCGGGCGATACGCCGAGCTCGGCGAAGGTGCGTGAAGGCATGCGGTTTTGACTCCTTGGCGCGGCAAGTGGTGCCGCTTTACGTTGGGGAGACCTCGCTGAGACGGACCCAATCGCAGCCTCCGCGCCCGGCTTGAAAAGGGGCTGCGGACGGCTCACAAGAAGACGTACCTGCGAACTCTCGCGGCGAAATCGGTTCCGCCGACGCGGCGAACCCTAGCGGGTGCAGGAGAAACGCCGCGCCACCCTGTCACCCGAAGCGTCGTTCATAGATCGCGAAGCGCCAATCGGTCGTGTAGCCGAGCCGCGCATAGACCGGCTCGCCAGCCCCCGACGCCTGGAGCGAGGACGTGGCGCAACCACGCTCGCGCGCGGCCCGCAGCCCCCGAGCCATGACGGCGCTCGCGAGGCCGCGCCGCCCGTGTGCGGGGTCGGTGGCGACGAAGACGACGGCGGAGTCGAGCGCACCCGAGATCGGGTCGGCGACATCGATGAAGCCGGCGGTTGCGACCGCCTCTCCCCCGCTTCGCGCCTCGTAGAGGTGAAGCCCGGCCGATGCCGGAGGTTCGGCGAGCGCCGGCGCCATGGAGTCCTTGCCGGAGTAGCCGTAGGCGAGGTCGTTGAGACGACCGAGAGCTGCCGGAGATCCATCGTCGGCGAGCTCGTAACCGGCGGGTGCGCGCGGCTCCGGGGGCACCCGCTCGAGTGCGACCCGCATCGCGATCGGCGAGCCGTCGGGGACGATCCCGCGCTCCGCGAGCGCCCGTTCGTCGACGGCGCCATCGGCGTCGGGGTCCGGGTCGGCCCTCGGTGGCAGCCACGCGCACCAGGCCTCGACACCGGTGGCGCTGTAGCGCGAGTCGAGCTCGTCGGCTACGGCGAGAAGCGAGTCCGCGTCCCGTGCGAGGACGGAGTTCGCGATCCCGCGCCTTGACGCGGCCGGGCACACGGCCCCGACGACATCATCGATCTGGACCTCTTCCGCGCCGGGCGAGGCGGTCGCGAGCAGCTCGATACATGAGCGGACAGAGCGCAGATGCAGCTCGAGCTGGTTGGGCGCCGCCATCAGACTCCAACCTAGAGCCGCCCAGAAACGCGAAGGCCCGGACCCGCGCGTCGCGGACCCGGGCCGAACGACTAGATCAGGGCTATTACCACTGCATCGGAAGCGGGTTGTACTCAACCGGCTTCGACACGGCGCTCTTGCAGATGAACTTGTTGCCGCGCTTGCCACGAACCTCGCGCTTGACGCGCACCTTGTAGGTCGTCAGCACATCGGGCAGGCCGGCGAGCTTGACCTTGTAGTCGCCGTTCTCGTTCGTGCGATCGGTCCCGACCGTGGTCGGCGTGCCGTTGCCGCCGTCGGGCAACCCGCCCTGCTTCTCGGTGACGGTCACCTGACGGAAGCGCTTGCAGCGCTTGGTCGACTTGACGGTGCCGGTGAACTGCTGGCTCACGACGTCGAACTCGACGCTGACGCGAGCGCTGTCACGCGGAGTCTTCTTCTTCGCCGTCGCCGGGCTCGCCGCGGCGACGAGACCCGCGATCAGCACGGTCATTCCTACCGCCGCAAGGATTCGTTTGAGCATCTGGCTCCCCTCTCGATGGAGTGTCCCCCGCTAGGCGGTGGGACCTGGTTGAGCGCTCCGATGCCCGGGCGGCGGTCGTTCAACCCTTGCGTCAAACGTATGGCCAGGCACCGCGACTTCCCCGCAAGCGGCGGCTTTCGAGCCGCGTGCGCGCCCGACGCGCGTCGCCCGGGACCGACCCGGGACTAGAAACCGACGCGGAAGCGCTTCGAAACGGCCTTGTCGCAGCTCGCGCCGCTGCCGTTGCCGCCGGGCCGGGCGATCGCGTAGTAGTCGGCGCCGCCGAGCACGGGGTTCGGCTGGATCCGGTAGCGACCCTTGTCGTTCGTCTTGCCCTTGCCGACGCGACGGTCACGACCGATCGAGTTGTTGTAGATCACGATCGTCCGCGAGCGGGTGCAGCGCTTCGACGCGTCGACGTGGCCGCGAAAGTCGAACTCTGAGCCGTCGAAGCGGATCGTCACCCGCGAGGGCTTCTCGCCCCGAGCCGCATCGGCCGGAGCGCTCGCCGCGAACAGTCCGACGAGCATCGCGACCGCGAGCAGGCCGGCTCGAAGTGCTCGGCGCGGGTCGTACGAACGTCCAGTTTCGACGGTGAAGCGCATAACGGTTGATAAGCGTAAAGGGTTCGCGACAGGCCGTCGCACGGTGCGTCAGCCCTGCAATTCGGCATGCCGGGCCGCGAACTCCGCTCAGTCCCGACCGCTCGCACGCCGCGCGTTCGCCTCGATCGCATCGTGCACGTATCGCGCCAGTCCCGCCGCGAGCTGCTCGTGCGTGCGCTCGAACCGCGGGTCGGCGACGTACATCTCGCCGAGCCGCCGATGCATCTCGTGCGAGCACGCGTAGAACCAGCGGTCGATCAGCAGACGCGCCGCCTCGGCCGCGTCCATCGCGCGCTCGGAGTCCGGCGACTCGCCGGCCTCGAGCGCGGCGACGAGCTCGGCGTTGACCGCGTCCTGCTCGGCCTTCATCCGCTCCTAGTCCGACTTCGAGTAGGTCGAGGCTCGGCGCTGGGACTCGCGATAAGCGTCGGTCTCGCCCCAGCGCTCCTCGGCCTCGGCCGCGTGCTCGGCCGGGTCGTCGGTGCCGAACACCTCGAAGCGCTCCTCGGGGGTGAGCTTGATTCCCATCTCTTCTGCCTCCAACGTCAGTCGGACCGCGTCTCGCATCCGCTCGAGCCGCCCGATCCGCTCGCCGAGCAGCGCCTCCTGGCGGCGCAGATGCGCCACCGAGTCGATGCCCGGATCGTCGAGCAGCCCGGCGATCGCCTCGAGCGAGAAGCCGAGCTCGGCGTAGGAGCGGATCCGGTGCAGGCGCTCGAGCTCAGCCTCGCCGTAGCGGCGATACCCGCCCTCGCTGCGATCGGGAGCGCTCAGCAGTCCGATCCGGTCGTAGTGGTGCAGCGTCCTCACGCTGACGCCGGCCAGCCGTGCGACCTCGCCCACCGTGTATGTCGCGGTCGTCTCCATGAACGACCACGACGCTACGCCCTGACGTTACGTGAGGGTCAAAGGCGAGTGGCGGAATCTCCCGCGAGGGCTCCGGCGAGGCCCTCCGCGCACTCGCCGAGGAAGCCGCGCAGTCCACGGACCAAGAGCGGTCCGCTCCCCGGGAGCTTCGGCTCGAAGCCGGCGCTCCAGACGATCAGCGTGCCGCCTTCGACGTCGCTCAGCTCGACCGCGGCTCGGTAGTCGCGAACCGGCAGACCCGACAACGAGCGATAGGCGAAGCGCTCGCCGTCGACGAGCTCGGTGATCTCGTCGCGACCGACGACGCGGCCGCGCGTGTTGCGGCGAATCGCGCCGACGCCGTCGGGCGGCGGGTCGCCCTCGCGCTCCAGCTCGACGCTCTCGATCGGCGACCACGCCGGCCAGCTCGACGAGTCGACGAGCAGTCCGTAGAGCGCTCCGCGCGGAGCCGTCGAGCGTGCCTCGACCCGGATCTCACGCCGCTTCGCCATGGCGACAGCTTGCCAAGCCTCGGTGCCGGGTGCCGCGTGGCGCGCCGACGACTTCCGGGCCGGAGCCGGGCGGCCCCGGAGTGGCCCGGGACCGCCCGCCGCCCGGCGCACTACTGGGTCGGGATGTCGACCCTCATCACCGGCGAGAGATCGGCCTCGCAGATGTACTTGTTGCGGATGTCCTTGAGCGCCCGAGCGCGATACGTGCCGGTGAACGGAGGCGACGCGCCCGTGCGGACGATGTAGTCGCCGAACTCGTTCGTGCGGTCGACGCCGACGGTCGAGCCCTGGATCCCCCCGCCGCCGGGGATGACGCCGCCCTTGCTCGGGATGCGGCCGTCACGGACCTTGATGACGACGAAGCGTGCCTTCTGGCACTGGCGAACCTCGGAGGTCACCGAGCCCACGTACTCGCCGCGGTTGAAGTCGTATTCGACCGTGACCTCGGTCTCGAAGCGCGGCTTCTTGCCGCCCGGCACCGCCGAGGCAGGACCCGCGGCGGTTGCGACCACGACCGCGAGCGCCGCGACCAAGGCCAGTGTTCCTCGTTTGAGCATTTTTCCCCCAGACGGGCGCGCGAGGCGCGCCCTCGCATGTGACCTACGCAGTCTGCCGCAGACAGGCAGACCGTTCCTCCGTAGAGAGCCGCCGATCGTTTCGACCGGCGGCTCCCCCGAGACCGCGCGCCCTAGAAGACCCGGCGGCTCTTGCCCTTCTTGCAGGTGATGTCGGGCTTCGTCAGCTGCGGCGCCTCGACGAACGCCTTGCCGCCCTCGGGATCGAACATGACCTGGCCGAAGGAGTACTTGCCCTTCGTGTTCGTCTTCGTCTTCTCCTGGACGACGCCGCCCTGGACGAGCTCGACACGGCGCCGGCGCTCGCACTTGGGATCGCTCTTCAGCCGGCCCTTGAGGCCGGAGTCGACGATCTTCGCCGTGACCTCGGTGGCCGCGCTCCGGTTACCGGCGTCGGCGACCGACGTCAGGCCGAGCGAGGCGACGGTCGCGAGGAGCAGGACCGTGAACGTGCGTGTGCGGTTGTTCATCGGCCGATCATTGCGCGCCGCAGCCCTCCCCGGGGCCGCGGACTTTGCCCGCGGCGACCGA from the Thermoleophilia bacterium SCSIO 60948 genome contains:
- a CDS encoding DEAD/DEAH box helicase, producing the protein MPSRTFAELGVSPELVSALSKRGITEPFAIQSLVIGDLLEDHDVLAKAPTGSGKTLAFAVPVIDRIDPDQGTPSALVLCPTRELAVQIVEESRPLAAALGLRVAAVYGGVGLEEQAKRARRAHMIVATPGRLIDQLQRRAFDLRAVEFLVLDEADRMLDMGFRPDVDRIVRQIPDDRQTMFFSATLDGEAGKAAKAYTYEPRRHEHMPEPEDIGKVEHRFVGVTHEEKLDAVVAEIEAERGERTLVFVRTKRGADRLAKRLDKRGLKVAAMHGDKSQNQRQRALNSFEAGKVDALVATDVAARGIDVRDIKRVINFDPPGDHQAYVHRVGRTARAGRSGIGVTFVSELESADVEEIVRELSLEQEFTAAGFPMAERGGRPHAQNGASRNRGGGNRNRNRNRRRNRSGSRR
- a CDS encoding GNAT family N-acetyltransferase, coding for MAAPNQLELHLRSVRSCIELLATASPGAEEVQIDDVVGAVCPAASRRGIANSVLARDADSLLAVADELDSRYSATGVEAWCAWLPPRADPDPDADGAVDERALAERGIVPDGSPIAMRVALERVPPEPRAPAGYELADDGSPAALGRLNDLAYGYSGKDSMAPALAEPPASAGLHLYEARSGGEAVATAGFIDVADPISGALDSAVVFVATDPAHGRRGLASAVMARGLRAARERGCATSSLQASGAGEPVYARLGYTTDWRFAIYERRFG
- a CDS encoding SRPBCC family protein, whose amino-acid sequence is MAKRREIRVEARSTAPRGALYGLLVDSSSWPAWSPIESVELEREGDPPPDGVGAIRRNTRGRVVGRDEITELVDGERFAYRSLSGLPVRDYRAAVELSDVEGGTLIVWSAGFEPKLPGSGPLLVRGLRGFLGECAEGLAGALAGDSATRL